The following coding sequences lie in one Panicum virgatum strain AP13 chromosome 6N, P.virgatum_v5, whole genome shotgun sequence genomic window:
- the LOC120678766 gene encoding uncharacterized protein LOC120678766 isoform X1: MFATAARWAAKKGKPKMAPIELTTPPEQTQSITRAIFDVVREHGPLTISDVWDHVKDVGLMGLTSKRQMKIMLRWMRERQKLRLICDHDGPHKQFLYTTWFTNPKNAPQRPKGELKAKPEKLSPPPPKQP; encoded by the exons ATGTTCGCGACGGCAGCGCGGTGGGCGGCGAAGAAGGGGAAGCCAAAGATGGCGCCGATCGAGCTGACAACGCCGCCGGAGCAGACGCAGTCCATCACGCGCGCAATCTTCGATGTCGTCAGGGAGCACGGACCGCTCACCATCTCCGACGTCTGGGACCATGTCAAG GATGTTGGCCTTATGGGACTGACGAGCAAGCGGCAGATGAAGATCATGCTGCGGTGGATGAGGGAGCGCCAAAAGCTCAGGCTCATCTGCGACCACGACGGCCCACACAAGCAGTTCCTCTACACCACCTGGTTCACCAACCCCAAGAACGCGCCACAGAGGCCCAAGGGGGAGCTCAAGGCCAAACCCGAGAAGCTCTCCCCTCCGCCTCCCAAGCAGCCATGA
- the LOC120678766 gene encoding uncharacterized protein LOC120678766 isoform X2 — MAPIELTTPPEQTQSITRAIFDVVREHGPLTISDVWDHVKDVGLMGLTSKRQMKIMLRWMRERQKLRLICDHDGPHKQFLYTTWFTNPKNAPQRPKGELKAKPEKLSPPPPKQP, encoded by the exons ATGGCGCCGATCGAGCTGACAACGCCGCCGGAGCAGACGCAGTCCATCACGCGCGCAATCTTCGATGTCGTCAGGGAGCACGGACCGCTCACCATCTCCGACGTCTGGGACCATGTCAAG GATGTTGGCCTTATGGGACTGACGAGCAAGCGGCAGATGAAGATCATGCTGCGGTGGATGAGGGAGCGCCAAAAGCTCAGGCTCATCTGCGACCACGACGGCCCACACAAGCAGTTCCTCTACACCACCTGGTTCACCAACCCCAAGAACGCGCCACAGAGGCCCAAGGGGGAGCTCAAGGCCAAACCCGAGAAGCTCTCCCCTCCGCCTCCCAAGCAGCCATGA
- the LOC120678765 gene encoding chloroplastic group IIA intron splicing facilitator CRS1, chloroplastic-like produces the protein MAPPPLPLFSPSPKPPPPPPWLHGPSTQNHNPSPSPAAPPPPAEAAPPNKPRHHGPKPAPARNTGGKAAAKPLTAGVPGGRTRRAVLGIIRRVRSLELSDPPRPVPASNDAAAAVPFHLPIQPREQGREAVEKGKPRAVPWAAARDEGLKLALRREKKAREPTRAETELAAGELDRLRHVARGMGRWARAKKAGVTEEVVDDLRREWARGEELAAVRIVEPLCRNMDRAREILEIKTGGLVVWTKGDIHFVYRGSNYQQNTNHSHYFVSDAQNMKHNVPTTQLEYGNEGEMLTNANSKADDAFQEKYQSICGQNDEEPVKGTLYEREVNRLLDSLGPRFVDWWWNTPLPVDADLLPEFVPGFKTPFRQCPPGVRPTLADEELTYLRKLAQPLPTHFALGRNTRLQGLAAAILKLWEKSLIAKIAVKVGIQNTNNEQMAWNLKHLTGGTVILRNKDFIILYRGKDFLPGGVAQTVIQREAQVHDEQVKEEEARLKAVDSLQMVGGLSSEESSVGTFREYQNFQADHVHGNTENSNTIIELEAEKHRLEKELKDQEWKLSILNKKIERSNQALAKLHNSWSPLEESADKELLTEEEKAMFRMIGRKMDGLVLLGRRGIFDGVIEEIHQHWKHKEVVKVITKQNQARQIMYTANLLEVETGGILIAVEKLPTSHSIILYRGKNYHRPEKSSSSNLLTKREALRRSIEVQRRGSMKYFARERQKSILELKRRLRYVARQIKYRTPRS, from the exons ATggcgcccccgccgctgccTCTCTTCTCCCCGTCCCCGAagcccccgcctccgccgccatggctgcACGGCCCCTCCACGCAAAACCACAACCCCTCCCCCAGCCCCGCGGCGCCCCCGCCCCCCGCCGAGGCAGCTCCTCCCAACAAGCCCCGCCACCACGGCCCCAAGCCGGCACCGGCGAGAAACACCGGTGGCAAGGCGGCCGCCAagcccctcaccgccggcgtccCCGGCGGACGCACCCGCCGTGCTGTCCTCGGCATCATCCGCCGCGTCCGCTCCCTCGAGCTCTCCGACCCGCCGAGACCCGTCCCCGCCAGcaacgacgccgccgccgccgtcccattCCACCTCCCGATCCAGCCGCGGGAGCAGGGCCGGGAAGCGGTGGAGAAGGGGAAGCCGCGGGCGgtgccgtgggcggcggcgagggacgaGGGCCTCAAGCTCGCGCTGCGGCGTGAGAAGAAGGCGAGGGAGCCCACGCGCGCGGAGACGGagctggcggccggcgagctggACCGGCTGCGGCATGTGGCGCGCGGGATGGGCAGGTGGGCGCGGGCCAAGAAGGCCGGGGTCACCGAGGAGGTGGTGGACGACCTGCGCCGGGAGTGGGCTAGGGgcgaggagctcgccgccgtgcgCATCGTCGAGCCGCTGTGCCGGAACATGGACCGCGCCAGGGAGATTCTGGAG ATAAAAACAGGAGGCTTAGTAGTTTGGACAAAAGGAGACATACATTTTGTTTACAGAGGAAGCAATTATCAGCAAAACACAAATCATAGTCACTATTTTGTGAGTGATGCTCAAAATATGAAACACAATGTTCCTACAACCCAGCTTGAATATGGTAACGAAGGTGAAATGCTAACCAATGCTAATAGCAAAGCAGATGATGCTTTCCAAGAAAAGTATCAAAGCATTTGTGGTCAGAATGACGAAGAACCTGTCAAGGGAACTCTCTATGAGAGAGAAGTCAACAGATTATTGGACAGTTTGGGCCCTCGATTTGTTGATTGGTGGTGGAACACACCATTGCCTGTGGATGCTGATCTACTCCCGGAGTTTGTTCCGGGCTTTAAGACTCCGTTTAGGCAGTGCCCTCCTGGTGTGAGACCAACACTAGCAGATGAGGAGCTGACATACTTGCGCAAACTTGCACAGCCTTTGCCGACACATTTTGCCCTTG GTAGAAATACAAGACTGCAGGGTTTGGCTGCTGCTATACTGAAGCTTTGGGAAAAAAGCCTTATAGCGAAAATTGCGGTGAAAGTGGGTATCCAAAATACAAACAATGAACAAATGGCATGGAACCTTAAG CATCTTACAGGAGGCACTGTAATATTGAGAAACAAGGATTTTATTATTCTATATAGAGGCAAGGATTTTCTTCCTGGTGGAGTTGCTCAAACTGTAATTCAACGAGAGGCTCAGGTACATGATGAACAAgtgaaggaagaagaagctcgACTGAAAGCAGTTGACTCTCTTCAGATGGTCGGTGGATTGTCATCAGAAGAAAGTTCTGTAGGAACTTTCAGGGAGTATCAGAACTTCCAAGCTGACCATGTGCATGGAAATACTGAAAACTCCAACACCATCATTGAACTAGAGGCTGAGAAGCATAGATTGGAAAAGGAACTGAAAGACCAAGAATGGAAGCTTTCCATT CTTAACAAGAAGATTGAAAGATCCAACCAGGCACTGGCAAAGCTTCACAATTCTTGGAGCCCTTTAGAGGAGTCCGCAGACAAAGAACTCTTGACAGAAGAGGAAAAGGCGATGTTCCGCATGATTGGCCGTAAAATGGATGGTCTTGTTCTTCTAG GAAGGCGTGGCATCTTTGATGGTGTAATTGAAGAGATTCATCAACACTGGAAACATAAAGAGGTTGTGAAAGTAATTACGAAGCAGAATCAAGCCCGCCAAATCATGTACACAGCAAATCTGCTCGAGGTTGAAACAGGTGGTATCCTAATAGCTGTAGAAAAGCTTCCGACCAGCCATTCCATAATACTTTACCGTGGGAAAAACTATCACCGCCCAGAAAAATCATCATCCAGTAATCTTCTAACAAAAAGAGAAGCACTGCGCAGATCAATTGAGGTCCAACGACGAGGG TCAATGAAATACTTTGCTCGggaaagacaaaagtccattttGGAACTGAAAAGGAGACTG AGATATGTGGCAAGGCAAATCAAGTATCGAACCCCAAGATCATGA
- the LOC120678065 gene encoding exocyst complex component SEC15B-like, with protein MEDMCPADLAQLSAAIAAGEDLGPFVRRAFACGRPEPLLASLSAAVRDREAEIEELCRAHFHYFIRAVDDLRSLLADADALKRSLSASHSALLSSAAPLLASLESFLAKRSLAGNLSSALASSRRCVRLPL; from the exons ATGGAGGACATGTGTCCG GCGGACCTCGCGCAGCTCTCCGCCGCCATCGCGGCTGGGGAGGACCTGGGCCCCTTCGTGCGCCGGGCGTTCGCGTGCGGCCGCCCCGAGCCGCTGCTCGCCTCGCTCAGTGCCGCGGTGCGGGACCGGGAGGCCGAGATCGAGGAGCTCTGCCGCGCCCACTTCCACTACTTCATCCGCGCCGTCGACGACCTCCGCTCCCTCCTCGCCGATGCCGACGCGCTCAAGCGCTCCCTCTCGGCGTCCCACTCCGCGCTCCTGTCCTCGGCGGCCCCGctgctcgcctcgctcgagtccTTCCTCGCCAAACGCTCGCTCGCGGGGAACCTCTCCTCCGCCCtcgcctcctcccgccgctgcgTACGGCTGCCCCTCTGA
- the LOC120678066 gene encoding uncharacterized protein LOC120678066, with the protein MASHQANNTMESPASVAAEYDPKTDPKRRPAKSNDPGWEYGYWADPKDRDKVTCKLCDKKVPGGIKRFKQHLAGGFGDVVNCPESSPALKKKMKDYLDANKRRRPLFLGEEENAEEVQEEEDVVEVGQEAANSGTAAQSQVASVASSGAAAQSQVKVPSSGTAAKRRQSTLQFKAAPASKAKANPNDTKKSVKAMFRRTPEEIVDERRSGRFQKTIQNCMRTDEERHYVDVQWALFFYECGVPFHAAAARQFEVALEATAQYGSGYEPPS; encoded by the exons ATGGCTAG CCATCAAGCTAACAACACAATGGAGAGTCCAGCTTCTGTGGCAGCAGAGTATGATCCCAAGACTGATCCAAAACGAAGACCAGCAAAGTCAAATGATCCGGGCTGGGAGTATGGGTACTGGGCAGACCCTAAGGATCGAGATAAGGTGACATGTAAGCTATGTGACAAGAAGGTTCCAGGTGGAATTAAAAGGTTTAAGCAACATCTAGCTGGTGGCTTTGGAGATGTGGTTAACTGTCCAGAATCAAGCCCTGCattaaagaaaaagatgaaagaCTACTTGGATGCAAACAAGAGGAGGAGACCATTGTTCCTAGGGGAGGAGGAGAATGCTGAGGAAGtacaggaagaagaagatgtggTGGAGGTGGGACAAGAAGCGGCAAATTCAGGGACTGCTGCCCAGTCCCAAGTCGCTAGTGTGGCAAGTTCTGGGGCTGCTGCCCAGTCCCAAGTCAAGGTGCCAAGTTCTGGGACTGCAGCCAAAAGAAGGCAATCAACACTTCAATTCAAGGCTGCACCTGCTAGCAAAGCAAAGGCAAATCCAAATGACACCAAGAAGTCAGTTAAGGCTATGTTTAGAAGGACTCCCGAAGAGATAGTTGATGAAAGGCGTTCAGGAAGGTTCCAAAAGACAATTCAAAACTGCATGAGGACAGATGAGGAGAGGCATTATGTGGATGTGCAATGGGCCTTGTTTTTCTATGAGTGTGGTGTTCCATTTCATGCAGCTGCTGCAAGGCAGTTTGAGGTTGCTCTTGAGGCCACAGCACAATATGGTTCTGGGTATGAGCCTCCTTCATAG
- the LOC120679686 gene encoding uncharacterized protein LOC120679686 has product MREKTRDAEIVRPGATRFATSYLSLKSLHKLMEGVKALFTCPEWYASNLSKTKVGERVYNTMLSIEFWNAVEDCLRASAPLLIVLRAADGDEKPAMPEVAALMTEAKEQIKKSFGTQNKKGLLKKILDIIERCWLKQMDHPLYEAALYLNPEKLFPLINADQDETVGQLRACFLKVLRRMVSDGVLRNKINDQAMDYQCKRGEAFSDEMAIENIESKSPLDWWSSYGGLAIDLQRFARRVVGLCASSSGCERNWSTFEHMHTKKRNRLLHKRLNAIVFISYNRKMKTRFQMLRQKKKNIDPLVISDLAWDNEWADSLHEPPQGRRGSDLGDGLTWELVDGATGASQSLQGRCFPRRAHRNSRGDPIVYKRGRSRTATIDEEDEIDDQEEEHLGSDNVEREQDEDDDANVTDNEDSPTNVAAETTNDAPTNEFDDGY; this is encoded by the exons ATGAGGGAGAAGACAAGAGATGCTGAAATTGTGAGGCCTGGAGCCACTCGGTTTGCCACTTCATATCTTTCTTTGAAGAGCTTGCACAAGCTAATGGAAGGGGTGAAGGCTTTATTTACATGTCCAGAATGGTATGCTAGCAACCTGTCAAAAACTAAAGTTGGTGAACGTGTTTATAACACCATGCTGTCCATAGAATTTTGGAATGCAGTTGAAGATTGTCTTAGGGCTTCAGCTCCACTACTTATTGTGCTAAGGGCTGCTGATGGTGATGAGAAGCCAGCAATGCCCGAGGTTGCTGCACTAATGACTGAAGCAAAAGAGCAGATCAAGAAAAGCTTTGGCACTCAGAACAAGAAAGGGCTGCTCAAGAAAATCTTGGACATTATCGAGCGATGTTGGTTGAAGCAAATGGACCATCCATTATATGAGGCTGCACTCTATTTGAACCCAGAAAAATTGTTTCCTCTCATAAATGCTGATCAAGATGAAACTGTTGGGCAGCTAAGGGCCTGTTTCCTTAAAGTGCTTCGGAGAATGGTATCAGATGGCGTTCTTCGAAACAAGATAAATGATCAAGCCATGGACTATCAATGTAAAAGAGGAGAAGCCTTTTCAGATGAAATGGCTATAGAAAACATCGAATCAAAGAGCCCTC TTGATTGGTGGAGTTCCTATGGTGGCCTTGCAATTGACTTACAAAGGTTTGCTAGGCGTGTTGTTGGTCTATGTGCTTCATCATCCGGCTGTGAGCGAAATTGGAGTACCTTTGAACAT ATGCATACAAAGAAAAGGAATCGATTGCTGCACAAGAGATTGAATGCAATAGTCTTTATTTCATACAACCGCAAGATGAAAACTAGGTTTCAGATGCTGCgtcagaagaagaaaaacattGATCCTTTGGTTATTTCAGATTTGGCTTGGGACAATGAATGGGCAGATTCGTTGCATGAACCCCCCCAAGGTCGTCGTGGTTCTGATTTAGGTGATGGTCTCACATGGGAGCTTGTTGATGGAGCAACTGGTGCTTCTCAATCACTCCAAGGTCGCTGTTTTCCAAGGAGAGCTCACAGAAACAGCCGTGGTGATCCAATTGTCTACAAGCGTGGTAGAAGTAGAACTGCTACtattgatgaagaagatgagattGATGACCAGGAGGAGGAACACCTCGGTTCAGACAATGTAGAGAGGGaacaagatgaggatgatgatgcaAATGTGACCGACAATGAGGACTCTCCTACCAATGTTGCTGCAGAAACGACAAATGATGCTCCCACCAATGAGTTCGATGATGGCTATTGA
- the LOC120679341 gene encoding protein SAR DEFICIENT 1-like, translated as MAARRPRGDDDDEEGIGADGHPHRRGSRRIRQPAVAFTNVVRRAVAQETIQQIVQNLEPLIRRVVREEIHNIFSQNAHHMPPRSLSLRIQEAPALPSLKLVFAKKLNLPIFTNNTILDSDHNAIEIHLMDANTNCIIPPPDTHLGSSSVRLEVLVLDGDFCREDRDWWTADQFNAAIVKAREGKRPLLVGSVNVPMNNHGVAVIDDVSFTDNSSWIRCRRFRIGVRIMPESHFGARIQEAISESFTVKDHRGELYKKHYPPFLTDNIWRLEKIRKDGPIDKKLESEGIRNVQDFLKLNTIDPDKLRALVGMKDKQWSATLNHAKTCEMGNKCYVFKTIGCDITFNPIGEILAARIGDQTFPLEELHPQQRFHVKQLATQAYQLWDQLEEVTNESSLGRKPSDSQESMISSGAQDAKYLEYTGTATSSAAVAMSTNSSSTSDSAAAAPANDATMFWTPSIPSDDHFGWQNSSGCWD; from the exons atggcggcgcggaggccgcgcggggacgacgacgacgaggaggggaTCGGAGCTGATGGTCATCCGCACCGGCGTGGTTCTAGAAGGATCCGGCAACCAGCGGTTGCGTTTACCAA CGTCGTAAGAAGAGCCGTGGCCCAAGAAACTATTCAGCAAATAGTCCAGAATCTGGAGCCGCTTATTCGTAGAGTG GTGCGTGAGGAAATTCATAACATCTTTTCTCAGAACGCTCATCACATGCCACCCAG ATCTCTTTCTCTACGGATCCAAGAGGCTCCTGCCTTGCCTTCTCTGAAGCTAGTCTTTGCTAAGAAGCTCAACCTACCAATCTTCACAAACAACACGATTCTTGATTCTGACCATAACGCTATCGAGATCCACCTCATGGACGCAAATACCAACTGTATTATCCCACCACCAGACACTCATCTAGGTTCTTCATCAGTAAGGCTCGAAGTGCTAGTTCTGGATGGTGACTTTTGTCGCGAGGACCGGGATTGGTGGACGGCTGATCAGTTTAATGCCGCGATCGTGAAGGCTAGAGAAGGGAAGAGACCATTGCTCGTGGGTTCAGTTAATGTGCCAATGAACAATCATGGAGTGGCTGTGATTGATGATGTATCTTTCACTGACAATTCGAGCTGGATAAGGTGCCGGAGGTTTCGAATTGGTGTGAGGATCATGCCTGAGAGCCATTTTGGAGCAAGGATCCAAGAGGCAATCAGCGAGAGCTTCACCGTCAAAGATCATCGAGGCGAAT TGTACAAAAAGCATTATCCTCCGTTTCTAACTGACAACATATGGAGGCTCGAGAAAATTAGAAAGGATGGACCAATCGACAAGAAGTTGGAGTCCGAGGGCATCAGGAATGTCCAGGACTTCCTGAAGCTAAACACCATAGATCCCGATAAGCTCAGAGCT CTTGTCGGCATGAAAGATAAGCAATGGAGTGCAACACTAAATCATGCGAAAACATGCGAAATGGGAAATAAATGTTATGTTTTCAAGACTATAGGGTGTGACATTACCTTTAACCCTATAGGAGAGATCTTGGCAGCAAGAATTGGAGATCAGACATTCCCATTGGAAGAATTGCACCCACAGCAACGG TTCCATGTGAAGCAATTGGCCACTCAGGCATACCAGCTGTGGGATCAACTGGAGGAAGTGACAAACGAGAGTAGTTTAGGTCGCAAGCCGAGTGATAGCCAGGAGAGCATGATCAGCTCAGGGGCTCAGGACGCCAAGTATCTTGAATACACCGGAACCgctacctccagtgcagcagtAGCAATGTCGAccaacagcagcagcacctCTGATTCTGCCGCAGCTGCTCCAGCAAACGATGCTACTATGTTCTGGACCCCGAGTATACCATCAGATGATCACTTCGGCTGGCAGAACTCGAGCGGTTGCTGGGATTAA